A part of Aegilops tauschii subsp. strangulata cultivar AL8/78 chromosome 2, Aet v6.0, whole genome shotgun sequence genomic DNA contains:
- the LOC109734662 gene encoding eukaryotic translation initiation factor 5A-1 yields the protein MSDTDEHHFESKADSGASKTYPQQAGAIRKGGHIVIKARPCKVVEVSTSKTGKHGHAKCHFVAIDIFNGKKLEDIVPSSHNCDVPHVDRQDYQLIDITDDGYVSLLTESGNTKDDLKLPTDDVLLGQIKTGFADGKDLILSVMSAMGEEQICAVKEIGGGK from the exons ATGTCGGACACCGATGAGCACCACTTCGAGTCCAAGGCCGACTCCGGCGCCTCCAAGACCTACCCGCAGCAGGCTGGCGCCATCCGCAAGGGTGGACACATCGTCATCAAGGCCCGTCCCTGCAAG GTTGTTGAGGTCTCCACCTCCAAGACTGGGAAGCATGGTCACGCAAAGTGTCACTTTGTTGCCATTGACATCTTTAATGGAAAGAAGCTTGAGGATATCGTTCCTTCATCCCACAACTGTGAC GTCCCCCATGTTGACCGCCAAGATTATCAGCTGATTGACATAACTGATGATGGATAT GTCAGCCTTCTCACTGAGAGTGGCAACACTAAGGATGACCTGAAGCTTCCCACTGATGATGTTCTGCTTGGCCAG ATCAAGACTGGATTTGCTGATGGCAAGGACCTGATCCTGTCTGTGATGTCCGCCATGGGTGAAGAACAGATCTGCGCTGTGAAGGAAATCGGTGGTGGCAAGTAA